Proteins encoded together in one Marinithermus hydrothermalis DSM 14884 window:
- a CDS encoding DUF1616 domain-containing protein gives MFALLVALIAEVIALGFPEAYSPFRVIVGGALVLFVPGYVLMVALFPRHHDLNGAERLAVSLGLSAALVPMAGLILNYTPAGIRLESLTMALSLLAALGALAAYLRRARIPEEERFVFLKDPQLTRGALFGAVGIALIVGATYLTRPETRFTAFYLLGENERMENYPTHLRPGESFTVTVVVENREGQRMAYRIRAPFDPETPPIEVPPLPPGASWRQTLTLKAPSTLGVTPLVLELYRAGDVEAYREIHLFVSIRQEGAAPAPSLYLRGVYV, from the coding sequence GTGTTTGCATTGCTCGTAGCACTTATAGCGGAGGTTATCGCCTTAGGGTTTCCCGAGGCCTACTCCCCCTTCCGCGTAATCGTCGGCGGAGCGCTGGTGCTGTTCGTCCCCGGGTACGTCCTGATGGTTGCCCTGTTCCCTCGGCATCACGACCTCAACGGAGCCGAGCGCCTTGCCGTCAGCCTGGGTCTCTCCGCAGCGCTCGTTCCCATGGCAGGCCTCATCCTAAACTACACCCCCGCAGGGATCCGCTTGGAAAGCCTCACGATGGCGCTCTCCCTGCTCGCTGCTCTCGGCGCGCTGGCGGCGTACTTGCGCCGCGCTCGCATCCCCGAGGAGGAGCGCTTCGTCTTCCTGAAAGACCCCCAACTCACCCGAGGCGCGCTGTTTGGCGCGGTAGGGATCGCCCTTATCGTCGGCGCAACCTACCTCACGCGCCCTGAAACGCGCTTTACCGCGTTCTACCTGTTAGGTGAGAACGAACGCATGGAGAACTACCCCACGCATCTACGTCCAGGAGAGTCCTTTACCGTCACGGTAGTGGTGGAGAACCGCGAGGGGCAACGCATGGCTTACCGTATCCGGGCGCCATTCGATCCCGAAACCCCCCCCATCGAGGTGCCGCCCCTCCCCCCTGGAGCCTCCTGGCGCCAGACCCTGACTCTGAAAGCCCCCTCCACCCTCGGCGTAACCCCGCTGGTGCTCGAGCTATACCGGGCCGGCGATGTAGAAGCGTACCGGGAGATCCACCTGTTCGTCAGTATTCGTCAGGAAGGCGCAGCGCCGGCTCCTTCCCTCTATCTAAGGGGGGTTTATGTTTGA
- a CDS encoding CPBP family intramembrane glutamic endopeptidase codes for MFEESPRTESPPTPEPPPTGDNAPPVPPRPPRVIWAYPALFALAGVWLAQGEGARGAGLLAGVFLILLVHAAWMHRTHPVSELCTALAVLPLVHLVPVLLGPWIAAGSPWHLGLASALLALAALTAARVLGYTPRDLGLALGPWRQRGRNGAASVFSAAVALPLVNMAAHTFVQAGIAVSGVGIGTLMLALFPTPGLVLPSPASPLPAMAALGLAGLTEELVYRGVLQHAAVRALGGTQGVVYTAVTFGAMYIGFYPLEYALAMGILGLGFGFLALRTGSILGIGTAHALANLVVLGYLPPAFLGVR; via the coding sequence ATGTTTGAGGAAAGCCCCCGTACCGAGTCCCCGCCCACACCGGAGCCCCCCCCTACAGGGGACAACGCGCCGCCCGTACCTCCGCGCCCCCCCAGGGTGATCTGGGCGTACCCCGCACTCTTCGCCCTGGCCGGGGTTTGGCTCGCCCAAGGGGAGGGGGCGCGCGGGGCTGGGCTGCTGGCCGGAGTGTTCCTCATCCTGCTGGTGCACGCGGCCTGGATGCACCGCACGCACCCGGTCAGCGAATTGTGCACCGCGCTGGCAGTCCTGCCCCTGGTGCACCTCGTGCCCGTGTTGTTGGGGCCGTGGATCGCCGCGGGCTCCCCGTGGCACCTCGGGCTTGCCAGCGCGCTGCTCGCGTTGGCTGCCTTAACCGCCGCCCGCGTCTTGGGTTATACCCCCCGCGATCTTGGGCTTGCGCTTGGCCCTTGGAGGCAGCGCGGAAGGAACGGGGCGGCCTCCGTCTTCTCCGCAGCGGTTGCGCTACCTTTGGTGAACATGGCCGCGCACACCTTCGTCCAAGCCGGCATCGCGGTAAGCGGTGTGGGGATCGGAACCCTTATGCTGGCCTTGTTTCCCACTCCCGGTCTTGTGCTTCCATCCCCTGCCTCACCCCTACCGGCCATGGCTGCGCTGGGGCTCGCCGGACTCACGGAGGAGCTCGTGTACCGAGGAGTGCTCCAGCACGCCGCGGTTCGGGCATTAGGCGGCACGCAAGGCGTCGTGTACACCGCGGTCACTTTCGGTGCGATGTACATCGGCTTTTACCCCCTAGAGTACGCCCTGGCCATGGGGATCCTGGGCCTCGGGTTCGGCTTCCTCGCACTCCGCACCGGCTCCATTCTGGGCATCGGAACCGCCCATGCCCTGGCGAACCTGGTGGTGCTGGGCTACCTCCCCCCGGCCTTCCTGGGGGTGAGGTAA